In Arvicola amphibius chromosome 1, mArvAmp1.2, whole genome shotgun sequence, one DNA window encodes the following:
- the LOC119822177 gene encoding lipase member K isoform X1 has translation MWWLLAAAWCMLLPGSIHSYKQGSITNPEAYMNIVICIFLPRPFQSQIISYWGYPYEKYDVVTEDGYILGTYRIPYGKGCSRKTAPKAVVYLQHGLVASASNWICNLPNNSLAFLLADSGYDVWLGNSRGNTWSRKHLRLSPTSPQYWAFSLDEMAKYDLPATINLILEKSGQKQLFYVGHSQGTTIAFIAFSTNPELAKKIKVFFALAPVVTVKYTRSPMKKLTALSRQAVKVLFGNKMFSSHTLLEQFIATKVCNHKIFHPMCSNFMFSLSGFDRQNLNMSRLDVYLAQSQAGTSVQNMLHWAQAVNSGRLQAFDWGNANQNMMHFNQLTPPVYNITKMRVPTAMWSGGQDVVADAKDTKDLLPKVANLIYYKEIPHYNHLDFYLGQDAPWEVYQDLIKMMEEYSQN, from the exons TATGTATTTTCCTTCCCCGCCCCTTTCAGAGTCAGATTATTTCTTACTGGGGCTATCCTTATGAAAAGTACGATGTTGTAACAGAGGATGGATATATCCTCGGGACTTACCGGATTCCTTATGGCAAAGGATGTTCAAGGAAAACAG cTCCGAAGGCAGTTGTGTATCTGCAGCATGGCTTAGTTGCCTCTGCCAGTAACTGGATTTGCAACTTGCCCAACAACAGCTTGGCTTTCCTTCTGGCTGATAGTGGTTATGACGTGTGGCTGGGGAACAGCCGAGGAAACACCTGGTCCAGAAAACACCTGAGATTGTCTCCCACGTCACCTCAATATTGGGCTTTCAG TTTGGATGAGATGGCTAAATATGATCTTCCAGCCACAATAAACCTAATCCTGGAGAAAAGTGGACAGAAACAACTCTTCTATGTGGGCCATTCCCAGGGTACCACCATAG CGTTCATAGCGTTCTCGACAAATCCAGAACTGGCTAAAAAAATTAAGGTATTTTTTGCACTCGCTCCAGTGGTCACAGTAAAATACACCAGAAGTCCCATGAAAAAATTAACTGCCCTTTCCAGGCAAGCTGTCAAG GTATTGTTTGGTAACAAAATGTTCTCCTCTCACACATTGCTTGAACAATTTATTGCCACCAAAGTGTGCAACCATAAGATATTCCATCCTATGTGCAGCAACTTCATGTTTTCTCTAAGTGGATTTGATCGCCAAAACTTAAACATG AGTCGCTTGGATGTTTACCTGGCACAGAGTCAAGCAGGAACATCTGTTCAGAACATGCTGCACTGGGCCCAG GCTGTCAATTCTGGTCGACTTCAAGCTTTTGACTGGGGCAACGCTAACCAGAACATGATGCATTTCAATCAG CTTACACCTCCTGTGTACAACATCACTAAGATGCGGGTCCCAACAGCCATGTGGAGTGGAGGACAGGATGTTGTGGCAGATGCCAAGGACACTAAAGATCTGCTCCCTAAAGTCGCCAACCTTATCTACTACAAGGAGATCCCGCACTACAATCATTTGGATTTTTACCTTGGACAGGATGCACCCTGGGAAGTTTACCAAGACCTGATTAAAATGATGGAAGAATATTCACAAAATTAA
- the LOC119822177 gene encoding lipase member K isoform X2 — translation MWWLLAAAWCMLLPGSIHSYKQGSITNPEAYMNISQIISYWGYPYEKYDVVTEDGYILGTYRIPYGKGCSRKTAPKAVVYLQHGLVASASNWICNLPNNSLAFLLADSGYDVWLGNSRGNTWSRKHLRLSPTSPQYWAFSLDEMAKYDLPATINLILEKSGQKQLFYVGHSQGTTIAFIAFSTNPELAKKIKVFFALAPVVTVKYTRSPMKKLTALSRQAVKVLFGNKMFSSHTLLEQFIATKVCNHKIFHPMCSNFMFSLSGFDRQNLNMSRLDVYLAQSQAGTSVQNMLHWAQAVNSGRLQAFDWGNANQNMMHFNQLTPPVYNITKMRVPTAMWSGGQDVVADAKDTKDLLPKVANLIYYKEIPHYNHLDFYLGQDAPWEVYQDLIKMMEEYSQN, via the exons AGTCAGATTATTTCTTACTGGGGCTATCCTTATGAAAAGTACGATGTTGTAACAGAGGATGGATATATCCTCGGGACTTACCGGATTCCTTATGGCAAAGGATGTTCAAGGAAAACAG cTCCGAAGGCAGTTGTGTATCTGCAGCATGGCTTAGTTGCCTCTGCCAGTAACTGGATTTGCAACTTGCCCAACAACAGCTTGGCTTTCCTTCTGGCTGATAGTGGTTATGACGTGTGGCTGGGGAACAGCCGAGGAAACACCTGGTCCAGAAAACACCTGAGATTGTCTCCCACGTCACCTCAATATTGGGCTTTCAG TTTGGATGAGATGGCTAAATATGATCTTCCAGCCACAATAAACCTAATCCTGGAGAAAAGTGGACAGAAACAACTCTTCTATGTGGGCCATTCCCAGGGTACCACCATAG CGTTCATAGCGTTCTCGACAAATCCAGAACTGGCTAAAAAAATTAAGGTATTTTTTGCACTCGCTCCAGTGGTCACAGTAAAATACACCAGAAGTCCCATGAAAAAATTAACTGCCCTTTCCAGGCAAGCTGTCAAG GTATTGTTTGGTAACAAAATGTTCTCCTCTCACACATTGCTTGAACAATTTATTGCCACCAAAGTGTGCAACCATAAGATATTCCATCCTATGTGCAGCAACTTCATGTTTTCTCTAAGTGGATTTGATCGCCAAAACTTAAACATG AGTCGCTTGGATGTTTACCTGGCACAGAGTCAAGCAGGAACATCTGTTCAGAACATGCTGCACTGGGCCCAG GCTGTCAATTCTGGTCGACTTCAAGCTTTTGACTGGGGCAACGCTAACCAGAACATGATGCATTTCAATCAG CTTACACCTCCTGTGTACAACATCACTAAGATGCGGGTCCCAACAGCCATGTGGAGTGGAGGACAGGATGTTGTGGCAGATGCCAAGGACACTAAAGATCTGCTCCCTAAAGTCGCCAACCTTATCTACTACAAGGAGATCCCGCACTACAATCATTTGGATTTTTACCTTGGACAGGATGCACCCTGGGAAGTTTACCAAGACCTGATTAAAATGATGGAAGAATATTCACAAAATTAA
- the LOC119822177 gene encoding lipase member K isoform X3: protein MWWLLAAAWCMLLPGSIHSYKQGSITNPEAYMNISQIISYWGYPYEKYDVVTEDGYILGTYRIPYGKGCSRKTDSGYDVWLGNSRGNTWSRKHLRLSPTSPQYWAFSLDEMAKYDLPATINLILEKSGQKQLFYVGHSQGTTIAFIAFSTNPELAKKIKVFFALAPVVTVKYTRSPMKKLTALSRQAVKVLFGNKMFSSHTLLEQFIATKVCNHKIFHPMCSNFMFSLSGFDRQNLNMSRLDVYLAQSQAGTSVQNMLHWAQAVNSGRLQAFDWGNANQNMMHFNQLTPPVYNITKMRVPTAMWSGGQDVVADAKDTKDLLPKVANLIYYKEIPHYNHLDFYLGQDAPWEVYQDLIKMMEEYSQN from the exons AGTCAGATTATTTCTTACTGGGGCTATCCTTATGAAAAGTACGATGTTGTAACAGAGGATGGATATATCCTCGGGACTTACCGGATTCCTTATGGCAAAGGATGTTCAAGGAAAA CTGATAGTGGTTATGACGTGTGGCTGGGGAACAGCCGAGGAAACACCTGGTCCAGAAAACACCTGAGATTGTCTCCCACGTCACCTCAATATTGGGCTTTCAG TTTGGATGAGATGGCTAAATATGATCTTCCAGCCACAATAAACCTAATCCTGGAGAAAAGTGGACAGAAACAACTCTTCTATGTGGGCCATTCCCAGGGTACCACCATAG CGTTCATAGCGTTCTCGACAAATCCAGAACTGGCTAAAAAAATTAAGGTATTTTTTGCACTCGCTCCAGTGGTCACAGTAAAATACACCAGAAGTCCCATGAAAAAATTAACTGCCCTTTCCAGGCAAGCTGTCAAG GTATTGTTTGGTAACAAAATGTTCTCCTCTCACACATTGCTTGAACAATTTATTGCCACCAAAGTGTGCAACCATAAGATATTCCATCCTATGTGCAGCAACTTCATGTTTTCTCTAAGTGGATTTGATCGCCAAAACTTAAACATG AGTCGCTTGGATGTTTACCTGGCACAGAGTCAAGCAGGAACATCTGTTCAGAACATGCTGCACTGGGCCCAG GCTGTCAATTCTGGTCGACTTCAAGCTTTTGACTGGGGCAACGCTAACCAGAACATGATGCATTTCAATCAG CTTACACCTCCTGTGTACAACATCACTAAGATGCGGGTCCCAACAGCCATGTGGAGTGGAGGACAGGATGTTGTGGCAGATGCCAAGGACACTAAAGATCTGCTCCCTAAAGTCGCCAACCTTATCTACTACAAGGAGATCCCGCACTACAATCATTTGGATTTTTACCTTGGACAGGATGCACCCTGGGAAGTTTACCAAGACCTGATTAAAATGATGGAAGAATATTCACAAAATTAA